In Jeotgalibacillus aurantiacus, the genomic window GATATATCAGCTATGATTACGTCCGTTCGATTGAAAAGCTGCCGGAGCAGGCGAGGGATGATCTGGACCTGCCGGAAGTATATATGCTGTTTTTTGATGAATTTTTTGTTTTTGATCACCACACAGATACGTTATATTTTATGATTATGCACAGTGTCTTAGAACCCGTACAAAATCGCATCGAAGCGCTCGTATCTAAATGGAGGTCGTGTGAGACAAATGAATCGATTTCGGCAGTCACGACAGGTGTTCCTGAAGATGACATGACAGTGTCGATGGATGAAGAAGCTTTTGCGGAGGCGGCGGAAGCCATTCGTACCTATATTTCTCAAGGTGACGTATTCCAGGTGAATCTGTCTGTGCGTCAGGCAAAACCGCTGAAAGTAAAAGCGGATGCTGTCTACCGGGAACTGAGGGAATTCAATCCGTCTCCTTATATGTCATACATTCAGCTGCCTGAGTTCCAGATTGCCTCTGCATCCCCTGAGCTTTTAGTGAAAAAAGCAGGGACTGAGCTGAGCACCCGTCCGATTGCCGGAACACGCTCACGCGGACAGGATGCAAAAGAGGATCAGAGACTCGCAGATGAGCTCATTCAAAATGAAAAAGAGCTTGCTGAGCACGTCATGCTCGTAGACCTCGAGCGTAATGATCTCGGGCGCGTCAGCCAGTACGGGTCCGTTGAAGTGAATGAGTTCATGGTGATCGAGAAATATTCACATGTGATGCATATCGTCTCCAATGTCCGTGGGACGCTGGATGAACAGTATGATGAGGCTGATGTGATCCGCGCGGTGTTCCCGGGCGGCACGATCACGGGTGCGCCAAAGATTCGCACCATGGAGATTATTGAAGAGCTTGAGCCGGTGCGCCGCGGACTTTATACAGGATCAATCGGCTGGATCGGTTTTAACGGTGATATGGAATTAAATATCGTCATCCGGACGATGCTGGTAAAAGACGAAACGGCTTATGTGCAGGCAGGGGCGGGTGTTGTCATCGACTCGCATCCGAAGCGGGAGTATAAGGAGTCACTGAAAAAAGCGCGTGCACTCTGGCAGGCAAAAGATCAGGCGGAAAGCAGAGGGATGAATTCATGATTTTAATGATCGATAACTACGATTCGTTTACGTATAATCTCGTGCAGTTTCTCGGAGAGCTCGGTCAGGAGCTGATTGTCCGTCGAAATGATCAGATCACAATTGAAGAAATCCGGGAGATGAATCCTGACTACCTGATGATTTCACCGGGGCCATGCAGTCCGGATGAAGCGGGTATCAGCCTTGAAGCGATCAAAGCTTTCGCCGGCGAGATCCCGATTTTCGGTGTCTGTCTCGGTCACCAGTCGATTGCGCAGGTATTTGGAGGTAACGTCGTGCGCTCCCTTCGTCTCATGCATGGTAAAACGTCACTCGTTTACCATGATGGTGAAACCGTTTATCAGGGAATGCCGATGCCGTTTACCGCAACGCGCTATCACTCACTGATCGTTGAAAAGCACACGCTGCCGGACGAGCTGCTCATTACGTCCTGGACTGATCAGGGTGAAATTATGGGGATCCGTCACCGCGAGCTTGCGGTAGAAGGTGTGCAGTTCCATCCTGAATCCATCATGACGGAAAACGGGAAGCAGCTGCTGAAAAACTTCCTTGAAACGTATCAGTCTCATAAGGTCGAAACGCCATGAAGATGTACTTGAATGGTCAGATCGTCGGGGAGCAGGACGCGGTCATGTCTCCCTTTGATCACGGCTTTTTATATGGAATGGGTGTGTTTGAGACGTTCCGTACGTATGATGGTCACCCATTTTTACTTGCGGATCATCTTGAACGGCTGAATGCTGCGTTAAAAGAGATGAATATTGATTATGAGATGGAGTTTGAACAGACGCGTGAGATCATTCGCCGTCTGCTTGAAGCAAATGGCGGAGAGGATGGCTATTTCAGGCTGAATATTTCGGCGGGAGAACGGGGGATCGGGCTTGACCCAACTCCATATTCCGAGCCGACTGTGATGCTTCTGCAAAAGCCGATTCCGCCTGTGCTGGCATCAAAAACAGGACAGTGGCTCAAACTAAGACGCAACACACCGGAAACCGTCATCCGTTTAAAATCCCATCACTATTTAAACAACCTGGCAGCGCGCCGCGAAATTTCATCTCCTTCTATTGAAGGGCTCTTTTTGACAGAGGGCGGATTTGCAGCGGAAGGGATTACGTCCAACTTGTTCTGGGTGAATGGGGACACGCTCTTTACCCCTGCGGTTGAAACGGGAATTCTACCGGGTGTGACAAGGAAACTTGTGATGAGGCTTGCCAAACTCGAAGGCTTCCGGATAGAAGAAGGTTTCTTTAAACCTGAGGAAGTGGAGCGGGCCGATGAAGTGTTTGTGACCAACTCCATTCAGGAGCTGATCCCGCTCACTGAACTCGGAGCTGCAACGTTTAACGGGCAGCACATCACCCGGTCGTTAAAAAGCTTATATAAACAGGCTGTTGAAGATCGGCTGAATGCAGTAAATGAGGTGAACAGATCATGAAGATGCAATGTGGCGGGTATACACTCGATTTTACAAAAAAAACGCTTATTATGGGCATTTTAAATACAACGCCGGATTCCTTTTCAGATGGAGGCCAGTATATCGACCCGGATCAGGCGGTGAAGCGCGCGAGGCAAATGGCTGAAGAAGGCGCAGACATCATTGATATCGGAGGGGAATCCACCCGTCCAGGGCACACGCCTGTTTCAATTGAAGAGGAGATCGCCCGTGTGGTGCCGGTGATTGAAGCAGTCAAAAAAGAAGTGAACCTGCCAATCTCAATCGATACATACAAATCGGCGACAGCAGAGGCTGCGATTAAAGCGGGTGCAGATATCATTAACGATGTCTGGGGGGCAAAACGGGACCCGCACATTGCCAATGTGTCGGCTGCATACCAAAAACCGATTATTTTAATGCATAATCGGGAAGACCGTAACTATGAAGATTTTATTGCAGATGCCATTGATGATTTGAAGGAAAGTATAAGGATTGCAGAAAAAGCCGGAGTGCCGTCTCATCAGATGATCCTTGATCCCGGCATCGGCTTTGCCAAAACCTTTGAACAAAACGTGGAGATGATGCGGCACCTTGATCGTATCGTGGTAATGGGGTATCCCGTTCTGCTCGGAACTTCAAGGAAATCCATGATCGGCAACATTTTAGATCTGCCGGCAGATGAGCGTATGGAAGGAACGGGCGCGACAGTCTGCTATGGCATTCAAAAGGGCTGCCATATCATGCGCGTGCACGATGTAAAAGAAATATCCCGGATGGCAAAGGTGATGGATGCACTCAACGGAAAGGGTGGAGAGAATGGATAAAATCAAAGTAAGTGAAATGGAGTTTTACGGCTACCACGGTGTATTTGAAGCGGAGAATAAGCTTGGTCAGCGATTTCGTGTGAACGCAGTACTTGAGCTTGATCTGAAAACCTCCGCGAAAAGCGATGATGTAGAGGATTCCATTAACTATGCAGACGTCTACAAAACATGTAAGAGCGTCGTGGAGGGTGAAACCTTTAACCTCGTCGAAACGATTGCTGAAACGATTGCTGATAAAATGCTGAAGCAATTCGATAAGCTGCAGCAGGTCACAATCGAAGTCATCAAACCGGATCCGCCTATTCCGGGCCATTATAAATCCGTTGCCATTGAAATTACACGGAGCCGGTCTTAATATGCCGGCTCTTGCTTATGTCTCAATCGGATCAAATATGGGTGACTCCTTATCCAATCTCCAGCAGGCAATCCGGCTGTTGGATGAAACGGCTGGTGTCAACGTTCAATCCGTTTCTTCTGTGTATGAAACCGATCCGGTCGGCTATGAGGATCAGCAGGTCTTTTTGAACATTGCTGCAGGTGTGGAAACCGACCTGTCTCCGGATGAACTGCTTGTAAGGTGTCTTGAGATCGAACAGACACTCGGCCGGAAGCGGGTGATCCGCTGGGGACCGCGAACGATTGATCTCGACGTGCTGCTCTATGGTAATGAACAGCTGGACACAGAGCGGCTTACGATCCCGCACCCGCGCATGCACGAGCGCAGCTTTGTACTGGTCCCGCTACTTGAGTTAAATGCTTCACTGATTCATCCTGTGCTTCATCAGCCGTTTAGTGAACTGTTGAAGGATGCGGCAGGTGTGCGTCTATTCAAGAAAACAGACAGACAGAATCCCGATACCTTTTTGGCCCTATAGATAAAACCCGAGCTGCCGGATCATACCCTGGCAGTTTTTTTCTGTCTACTGACTTTAAAGACTTTAGGGGTGTACGTACAGTTTATATTGTGTAAAATAGACAAGTAATCAAAAGAACCCGGTATTGTACCTTGATTCATACATGAAAAATTAAGAAGGAGTGACAAACATGAGTCATGAAGAAGTAAATGACCAGGTCCGCGTACGCCGCGAGAAAATGGAAGCCATCCGTGCACAGGGAAATGATCCATTCGGCAAACGCTTTGACCGCACACACGGTTCAGCCGACATCAAAAATGAATTCGGTGAACTGTCTAAAGAAGATTTAGAAGAAA contains:
- a CDS encoding anthranilate synthase component I family protein; translation: MSQYTITYQTVKTDRDTFFHTYQQMADQEERHLFFESGRGGRYSIAGLRPFAFAKGKDEELTIHHNGTQQTMHGDLVKNLIRWMEPYRTEPIAELPDFQGGAAGYISYDYVRSIEKLPEQARDDLDLPEVYMLFFDEFFVFDHHTDTLYFMIMHSVLEPVQNRIEALVSKWRSCETNESISAVTTGVPEDDMTVSMDEEAFAEAAEAIRTYISQGDVFQVNLSVRQAKPLKVKADAVYRELREFNPSPYMSYIQLPEFQIASASPELLVKKAGTELSTRPIAGTRSRGQDAKEDQRLADELIQNEKELAEHVMLVDLERNDLGRVSQYGSVEVNEFMVIEKYSHVMHIVSNVRGTLDEQYDEADVIRAVFPGGTITGAPKIRTMEIIEELEPVRRGLYTGSIGWIGFNGDMELNIVIRTMLVKDETAYVQAGAGVVIDSHPKREYKESLKKARALWQAKDQAESRGMNS
- the pabA gene encoding aminodeoxychorismate/anthranilate synthase component II, with the translated sequence MILMIDNYDSFTYNLVQFLGELGQELIVRRNDQITIEEIREMNPDYLMISPGPCSPDEAGISLEAIKAFAGEIPIFGVCLGHQSIAQVFGGNVVRSLRLMHGKTSLVYHDGETVYQGMPMPFTATRYHSLIVEKHTLPDELLITSWTDQGEIMGIRHRELAVEGVQFHPESIMTENGKQLLKNFLETYQSHKVETP
- the pabC gene encoding aminodeoxychorismate lyase, with the translated sequence MKMYLNGQIVGEQDAVMSPFDHGFLYGMGVFETFRTYDGHPFLLADHLERLNAALKEMNIDYEMEFEQTREIIRRLLEANGGEDGYFRLNISAGERGIGLDPTPYSEPTVMLLQKPIPPVLASKTGQWLKLRRNTPETVIRLKSHHYLNNLAARREISSPSIEGLFLTEGGFAAEGITSNLFWVNGDTLFTPAVETGILPGVTRKLVMRLAKLEGFRIEEGFFKPEEVERADEVFVTNSIQELIPLTELGAATFNGQHITRSLKSLYKQAVEDRLNAVNEVNRS
- the folP gene encoding dihydropteroate synthase, whose product is MQCGGYTLDFTKKTLIMGILNTTPDSFSDGGQYIDPDQAVKRARQMAEEGADIIDIGGESTRPGHTPVSIEEEIARVVPVIEAVKKEVNLPISIDTYKSATAEAAIKAGADIINDVWGAKRDPHIANVSAAYQKPIILMHNREDRNYEDFIADAIDDLKESIRIAEKAGVPSHQMILDPGIGFAKTFEQNVEMMRHLDRIVVMGYPVLLGTSRKSMIGNILDLPADERMEGTGATVCYGIQKGCHIMRVHDVKEISRMAKVMDALNGKGGENG
- the folB gene encoding dihydroneopterin aldolase; translation: MDKIKVSEMEFYGYHGVFEAENKLGQRFRVNAVLELDLKTSAKSDDVEDSINYADVYKTCKSVVEGETFNLVETIAETIADKMLKQFDKLQQVTIEVIKPDPPIPGHYKSVAIEITRSRS
- the folK gene encoding 2-amino-4-hydroxy-6-hydroxymethyldihydropteridine diphosphokinase, which encodes MPALAYVSIGSNMGDSLSNLQQAIRLLDETAGVNVQSVSSVYETDPVGYEDQQVFLNIAAGVETDLSPDELLVRCLEIEQTLGRKRVIRWGPRTIDLDVLLYGNEQLDTERLTIPHPRMHERSFVLVPLLELNASLIHPVLHQPFSELLKDAAGVRLFKKTDRQNPDTFLAL